In Rhizobium leguminosarum, a genomic segment contains:
- a CDS encoding HAD-IC family P-type ATPase, translating to MDIPVPPSSLPSSAHEVAIPAYWTRSPSELGAALATSLQDGLTTAEAEKRVRRFGPNSLSDESRGGMLADFARQFKSPLVLVLVFAALVAGGVGEVHDAIIIGIIILASCFLGFLQEHGAQRAVEALRQRISLTSKVRRDGADKVVAANSIVPGDLIQLSAGSLVPVDAVVIVAQDLNVSEATLTGETFPVAKAPGVSAKDAGLADRSNCVFTGTSVRSGTATALAIATGPHTEFARIASAVARQIPETEFARGVRHFGFLMTRIILCIVVVVLVANLLLHRPIVDSLLFSLALAVGLTPELLPAIISVTLARGARTMSKSGVIVRRLDAMENLGSMDVLCTDKTGTLTEGVIRLDSCVDPQGGVSPEVRRLALLNSAFQSGMKNPLDDAVTATIAAGEVSSDARKLAEIPYDFSRKRLSVIVSGKNGPPLLICKGAATNVIDVCATVMTEGRELALDDYVRKQ from the coding sequence ATGGATATCCCTGTTCCTCCTTCTTCTCTACCTTCGTCCGCTCATGAGGTCGCGATCCCCGCATATTGGACGAGATCGCCCTCGGAGCTCGGCGCTGCCCTCGCCACCTCCCTCCAGGACGGGCTGACGACCGCCGAAGCCGAAAAACGCGTCCGACGGTTCGGACCGAACTCTCTTTCCGACGAAAGCCGTGGAGGCATGCTGGCAGACTTCGCGCGCCAGTTCAAAAGTCCGCTCGTGCTCGTGTTGGTGTTCGCAGCGCTCGTCGCGGGTGGCGTCGGCGAAGTCCACGACGCCATCATCATCGGCATCATCATTCTCGCTAGCTGCTTTCTCGGCTTTCTACAGGAACATGGCGCCCAACGAGCGGTCGAGGCGCTGCGACAGCGAATTTCTCTCACTTCAAAGGTCCGCCGCGACGGCGCCGACAAGGTGGTGGCCGCAAACAGCATCGTACCAGGCGACCTGATCCAGCTCTCAGCCGGGAGCCTCGTGCCCGTCGATGCAGTCGTCATCGTCGCGCAGGATCTCAACGTCAGCGAAGCGACGCTCACCGGAGAGACTTTTCCCGTAGCGAAGGCGCCCGGCGTTTCAGCCAAAGACGCCGGTCTTGCAGACCGTTCCAACTGCGTGTTCACGGGAACCTCGGTTCGGAGCGGCACAGCGACTGCCCTTGCGATCGCGACCGGCCCCCACACGGAATTCGCACGGATCGCCAGCGCTGTCGCGCGCCAGATTCCGGAGACGGAATTCGCCCGAGGTGTTCGACATTTCGGATTTCTGATGACGCGAATCATTTTGTGCATCGTCGTCGTCGTACTGGTGGCGAATCTCCTGCTTCACAGACCTATCGTGGACTCTCTGCTCTTCTCACTCGCGCTTGCGGTCGGCCTGACGCCGGAGCTGCTGCCTGCGATCATCAGCGTGACGCTCGCGCGCGGCGCCCGGACGATGTCGAAGTCTGGTGTGATCGTTCGCCGCCTTGATGCAATGGAGAACCTTGGCAGCATGGACGTGCTGTGCACGGACAAAACGGGCACGCTCACCGAGGGCGTCATCCGCCTCGACAGTTGTGTCGACCCGCAGGGAGGCGTCTCCCCTGAAGTGAGGCGGCTGGCGCTTCTCAATTCAGCGTTTCAATCGGGAATGAAGAATCCTCTCGACGACGCCGTGACGGCCACGATCGCGGCTGGGGAGGTTTCTTCCGACGCCCGCAAGCTTGCCGAAATCCCCTACGATTTCTCGCGCAAGCGTCTATCCGTAATCGTTAGCGGAAAGAACGGGCCGCCGTTGTTGATTTGCAAAGGTGCGGCCACCAACGTGATCGACGTCTGCGCCACCGTCATGACCGAGGGTCGCGAGCTGGCATTGGACGACTATGTCCGCAAACAGTAG
- a CDS encoding BON domain-containing protein yields the protein MAKGGSPASSPRETCCAGWRRPGRDGRYRIRATASQLAELLQAHDIKHLPVVENGRLAGMISRRDLMRALLDVPRQCTASGDDALGTAVRCRLETELEIRPPMVNATVSNGVVTLRGEVETELERSAARVAAESIRGVGGVVNNITLASAW from the coding sequence ATGGCGAAGGGCGGCTCACCGGCATCGTCACCGAGGGAGACCTGCTGCGCCGGGTGGCGTCGTCCTGGGCGAGACGGGCGGTACCGCATACGCGCGACCGCGAGCCAGCTCGCAGAACTCCTGCAGGCCCACGACATCAAACACCTGCCTGTCGTCGAGAACGGCAGACTCGCCGGAATGATCAGCCGTCGCGACTTGATGCGAGCGCTTCTCGACGTTCCACGGCAGTGTACTGCTTCCGGCGACGACGCCCTAGGGACGGCCGTTCGTTGCCGCCTGGAAACCGAGCTCGAAATAAGGCCCCCCATGGTCAATGCGACGGTCTCCAACGGGGTAGTGACCCTGAGGGGAGAGGTCGAGACGGAGCTGGAACGCTCGGCGGCCAGGGTGGCGGCGGAAAGCATCCGCGGCGTCGGCGGCGTGGTGAACAACATCACTCTGGCTTCCGCATGGTGA
- a CDS encoding universal stress protein, translating to MTQQYFLPLATYPDSSSELLISNALAFAGYRGADLHVCALKVAIPHIPRQWSSLLLDTPKMIERAEILSENRAVTLVEAATNLGANSKTGLFCRTVQTSLSLLHETAATEARFFDLALLECTADVPDTRIIAETVIFGSGRPAIIFPNKTHAGPIDHVVVAWDGSRAAARAVGDASPFLRDAQRVSVLSLTGEKPLPATTGIHLAEILVSGGVNASATVARFTSSSIGQGIQQTALELGADILVMGGFGHSRLRDFVLGGATDDVLHELLLPVLMSH from the coding sequence ATGACGCAACAGTATTTTCTACCGCTAGCGACCTATCCCGATTCAAGTTCCGAATTACTCATTTCGAACGCTTTAGCGTTTGCAGGGTACCGCGGAGCAGATCTTCACGTGTGCGCACTAAAAGTTGCGATCCCGCACATCCCTAGACAATGGTCGTCCTTGTTGCTGGATACGCCGAAGATGATCGAGCGGGCCGAAATTTTAAGCGAAAATCGCGCCGTGACGCTGGTTGAAGCTGCGACCAACCTTGGCGCGAATTCCAAGACTGGATTATTTTGCCGAACGGTTCAAACCAGCCTGTCTCTACTCCACGAGACCGCGGCCACGGAGGCACGCTTTTTCGATCTGGCTCTCCTTGAATGTACCGCGGACGTTCCAGATACCCGCATTATCGCCGAAACGGTGATATTCGGCTCTGGCCGGCCAGCCATTATTTTTCCGAACAAAACCCATGCGGGCCCGATCGATCACGTCGTCGTCGCCTGGGACGGGAGCCGAGCCGCCGCTCGGGCCGTCGGCGATGCAAGCCCGTTCCTTCGCGATGCCCAGCGGGTCTCGGTGCTGTCTTTGACCGGCGAAAAGCCGCTGCCGGCGACGACCGGAATCCACCTCGCTGAGATTCTGGTTTCGGGCGGCGTCAATGCAAGCGCAACAGTGGCCCGATTCACCTCGTCATCCATCGGTCAGGGCATTCAGCAAACAGCACTGGAATTGGGCGCCGATATTCTGGTGATGGGAGGATTCGGACACTCGAGGTTACGAGATTTTGTCCTTGGCGGAGCAACAGATGACGTGTTGCACGAGCTCCTTTTGCCCGTCCTCATGTCACATTGA
- a CDS encoding MBL fold metallo-hydrolase produces MANPILHFHGAAGSVTGSCFLLETGGTRILIDCGMFQGSKSEKELNYKPFPFQPSRIDAVLLTHAHIDHSGLLPKLAKAGYGGPIFATAATIDLCTIMLQDSGHIQESEGRQLNRRNRRRARETVEPIYTADDARSMLPQFIAVEYGEWRETVGGVRFRYWNAGHLMGSASIEVEAPGADGATRYLFSGDVGASNKLFENLPRAPSDVDYLICESTYGDREREEYALKDRRDRLREVVATSNSPGGVLLISSFAVERTQEVLTDLVALMDEGEVPRCPIMIDSPLASRATEAFKKHAAGLGHGKAFLRALNAPNVRFTETAEQSKALDLVRGFHIIIAASGMCEAGRIRHRLKNWLWRKECTVLFVGFQAAGTLGRILQEGATDVRIQGEEIHVCAKMVTLDAYSGHADASELDAWVAEREPIRKAVFLVHGEESAREAMSARLPKQVSAQVVCPSLDDAYELSPAGARRIEDRTPARIKPVVPGRPDWNNDYQRFVLDLSDRLKTVADGKGRAVVLRRLRRALDPDDVSAVGGRRDFDANHGS; encoded by the coding sequence ATGGCCAATCCAATCCTTCACTTCCACGGCGCCGCGGGGTCGGTGACCGGATCGTGCTTCCTTTTAGAGACCGGTGGCACACGCATTCTGATCGACTGCGGAATGTTCCAGGGCTCGAAGTCGGAGAAGGAGCTCAACTACAAACCATTCCCCTTCCAGCCATCGCGGATCGACGCCGTGTTGCTCACACATGCGCATATCGACCACTCGGGGCTGCTTCCGAAGCTTGCGAAGGCGGGATATGGCGGGCCAATCTTTGCAACGGCAGCAACCATCGACCTTTGCACGATCATGCTGCAGGATTCGGGTCACATCCAGGAGTCGGAGGGCCGGCAGCTCAATCGAAGGAATCGGAGAAGGGCGCGAGAGACGGTGGAGCCTATCTATACCGCCGACGACGCCCGCAGCATGCTGCCGCAGTTCATTGCCGTCGAGTACGGCGAGTGGCGGGAGACCGTTGGCGGCGTAAGGTTCCGTTACTGGAATGCTGGACACCTGATGGGTTCCGCATCGATCGAAGTCGAGGCGCCAGGCGCCGACGGGGCGACAAGATATTTGTTCTCCGGCGACGTCGGCGCGAGCAACAAATTGTTCGAAAACCTCCCTCGGGCACCTTCCGATGTCGATTACCTCATCTGCGAAAGCACATACGGAGACCGTGAAAGGGAAGAGTACGCTCTGAAAGATCGACGGGACCGGCTGCGCGAAGTGGTCGCGACCTCGAACAGCCCCGGCGGGGTTCTTCTGATTTCCTCCTTCGCCGTCGAGAGGACGCAGGAGGTGCTGACCGACCTCGTCGCCCTCATGGACGAAGGAGAGGTGCCGCGGTGCCCTATCATGATAGACTCGCCGCTCGCGTCGAGAGCGACCGAGGCATTCAAGAAGCATGCGGCTGGCCTCGGTCACGGCAAGGCGTTCCTTCGCGCACTTAACGCCCCAAACGTGCGCTTCACCGAGACGGCCGAGCAGTCGAAGGCGCTCGATCTCGTCCGGGGCTTTCACATCATCATCGCGGCAAGCGGAATGTGCGAGGCGGGGCGGATCCGCCACCGCCTGAAGAACTGGCTCTGGCGAAAGGAGTGCACCGTGCTGTTCGTCGGCTTCCAGGCGGCGGGGACGCTCGGCCGTATCCTGCAGGAGGGCGCGACCGACGTCCGCATCCAGGGCGAGGAAATTCACGTCTGCGCCAAGATGGTCACGCTCGACGCCTACAGTGGACATGCGGATGCAAGCGAACTGGATGCGTGGGTTGCCGAGCGGGAACCGATCCGCAAGGCGGTCTTCCTTGTTCATGGAGAGGAGAGCGCTCGTGAAGCGATGTCCGCTCGGCTCCCGAAGCAGGTTTCAGCACAGGTCGTCTGCCCGTCGCTGGACGACGCCTATGAGCTTTCACCGGCAGGTGCACGCCGCATTGAAGACAGGACGCCCGCACGTATCAAACCGGTCGTGCCCGGCAGGCCTGACTGGAACAACGACTATCAACGGTTCGTTCTGGACCTGTCCGATCGTCTGAAAACCGTCGCCGACGGGAAGGGCCGCGCGGTCGTGCTGCGCAGGCTTCGACGCGCACTGGACCCGGACGATGTTTCGGCGGTCGGCGGGAGGAGAGACTTCGATGCTAATCATGGATCGTGA
- a CDS encoding ABC transporter ATP-binding protein has product MPSELFGFIWLMGRRHQALIAGLSLALFVIGAAPLELQRRIVNEATEQASYGSLLFLVSLYLAVAVLEGAIKFTLNLYRSWVGEKGTLWLRARVLHRAETPPSESMLEGVELSIVLAEAEPVGSFVGTSISEPLLQIGILFTVGGYLIYLQPLMMLAVAATFAPQIAFVPMLQAAINRRVEAKVAIMRDVSEGMVHAIEGGQDEDSQTSRIGAIFFANMEIYRYKYAMNFLMNLMAQLGYVGIFVLGGYYVVTGKTEIGTVVAFVSGLAKIVDPWGAIVDWYRDLRVTQVKFRLIRDAAKFGGAGIGKT; this is encoded by the coding sequence ATGCCCTCCGAACTATTCGGTTTCATCTGGCTGATGGGAAGACGTCATCAGGCGTTGATCGCAGGGTTGTCCCTGGCTCTTTTCGTTATCGGCGCGGCGCCTCTCGAACTCCAGCGCCGGATCGTCAATGAGGCGACCGAGCAAGCGTCATACGGGTCGCTTCTTTTTCTCGTATCCCTCTATCTCGCGGTGGCAGTGTTGGAGGGCGCGATAAAATTCACCCTGAATCTCTACAGAAGCTGGGTGGGCGAGAAAGGCACGCTCTGGCTGCGGGCGCGCGTTCTGCATCGGGCCGAGACGCCGCCATCGGAATCCATGCTCGAGGGGGTCGAGCTGTCGATCGTCCTTGCGGAAGCCGAACCGGTGGGCAGTTTCGTTGGAACCAGCATCTCCGAGCCGCTACTGCAGATCGGCATCCTTTTCACCGTAGGCGGTTATCTGATCTATCTCCAGCCGCTGATGATGCTGGCCGTCGCAGCCACCTTCGCTCCGCAGATTGCGTTCGTCCCGATGTTGCAGGCCGCGATCAACCGCCGGGTCGAGGCGAAGGTCGCTATCATGCGTGACGTTAGCGAAGGCATGGTGCATGCGATCGAAGGCGGCCAGGATGAGGATTCTCAGACTTCGCGCATCGGAGCGATCTTCTTCGCCAACATGGAGATCTATCGCTACAAGTACGCCATGAACTTTCTCATGAATCTCATGGCGCAATTGGGCTATGTCGGCATTTTCGTCCTTGGCGGATATTATGTTGTCACCGGCAAGACCGAGATAGGCACCGTGGTTGCCTTCGTCTCAGGACTGGCGAAGATCGTCGACCCTTGGGGAGCGATCGTGGACTGGTATCGTGACCTCAGGGTAACCCAGGTCAAGTTCCGGCTCATCAGGGACGCCGCGAAGTTCGGTGGCGCTGGCATCGGCAAAACATGA
- a CDS encoding HAD-IC family P-type ATPase, with protein sequence MRALAVATRPISEATSKISREDESGLCLQGFLLFSDPPKADISAVVASLVERGVRLKVISGDNRYVVRHLASSIGIDGSRILTGEEVGRMSNDALFSRAGKTDLFVEIDPNQKERIVAALRKAGHVVGYLGDGINDAPALHEADVGISVEGAADVAREAADVVLMRQDLAVLSKGVDDGRRTFTNTMKYISIATSANFGNMISMAAASLVLPFLPLLAKQILLNNLLSDLPAMAIATDEVDLTDLRHPQRWDISRIKKFMLWFGPLSSLFDLATFVVLLAVFSAGQDEFRSAWFVESLMTQLATMLVIRTPGPIWRSRPSPLLFGTAIAVGSAGVTIPYTPIGGLFDFVPIPLEILAALLGITLIYVTALETVKIFYFTTLSTQHHSLHRASRRRPGARTRRHSK encoded by the coding sequence ATGCGCGCGCTCGCAGTCGCCACCCGGCCCATATCCGAAGCAACTTCCAAGATCTCGCGGGAAGACGAAAGCGGACTTTGCCTGCAAGGTTTTCTGCTCTTCTCCGATCCGCCGAAGGCCGACATTTCAGCCGTAGTAGCAAGCCTCGTCGAACGAGGAGTGCGGCTCAAGGTGATATCGGGAGACAACCGATATGTCGTCCGGCATCTCGCGTCGTCGATCGGAATCGACGGTTCCCGCATACTCACCGGGGAAGAGGTCGGCCGCATGAGCAACGACGCACTGTTTAGCCGCGCGGGAAAAACCGACCTGTTCGTCGAGATCGACCCAAATCAGAAGGAGCGGATTGTAGCGGCCCTTCGCAAGGCGGGACACGTGGTCGGATATCTTGGAGACGGGATAAACGACGCGCCGGCCCTTCACGAGGCGGACGTCGGGATTTCGGTGGAGGGCGCGGCCGACGTCGCCCGTGAGGCTGCCGACGTCGTTCTGATGCGGCAGGATCTCGCCGTCCTTTCCAAAGGTGTCGACGACGGACGCAGGACCTTCACCAACACAATGAAGTACATATCGATTGCGACCAGCGCCAACTTCGGCAACATGATCAGCATGGCAGCCGCTTCGCTCGTGCTGCCGTTCCTGCCGCTCCTTGCCAAGCAGATACTGCTAAACAATCTGCTGTCGGACCTGCCGGCGATGGCCATCGCCACGGACGAGGTCGATCTGACAGACCTTCGGCATCCGCAGCGTTGGGACATCTCCCGCATCAAGAAGTTCATGCTCTGGTTCGGCCCGCTAAGTTCTCTCTTCGATCTGGCGACGTTCGTCGTGCTCCTGGCAGTGTTTTCCGCCGGACAGGACGAGTTCCGGTCCGCGTGGTTCGTGGAATCGCTAATGACGCAGTTGGCGACTATGCTCGTCATCAGAACGCCTGGTCCGATCTGGAGGAGCCGACCCAGTCCGCTGCTATTCGGCACGGCGATCGCCGTCGGTTCCGCGGGAGTGACCATCCCCTACACCCCGATCGGCGGGCTTTTTGATTTCGTTCCGATCCCCCTCGAAATTCTCGCAGCGCTTTTGGGTATCACCTTGATCTATGTGACAGCTCTCGAGACCGTGAAGATCTTCTACTTTACGACGCTGTCAACGCAGCACCATTCTCTGCACCGAGCGTCGCGCCGTCGGCCTGGCGCTCGAACAAGGCGCCATTCAAAATAG
- a CDS encoding phosphoketolase family protein yields MSEHSSPPPTERELELIDRYWRAANYLSIGQIYLMDNPLLREPLRPEHIKPRLLGHWGTTPGLNFIYAHLNRVIKARGGDVLYICGPGHGGPGMVANTYLEGTYSEIYPDISQDADGMRKLFRQFSFPGGIPSHVAPETPGSIHEGGELGYALVHAFGAAFDNPDLVVACVVGDGEAETGPLAAAWHSTKFLNPTRDGAVLPILHLNGYKIANPTILSRTSDEDLSSLFVGFGYEPIFVEGHEPADMHRQMAAAFDRAFDIIESLQASARNGSPAAGVPRWPMIVLRSPKGWTGPKEVDGKKVEGFWRAHQVPVANCRGDAGHRKILEDWMRSYDPDDLFEADGRLKDELGALAPTGEKRMGATPYANGGRMRRELQLPNIRDHAVAIDVRGASQVQSTEILGRYLRDVMRLNAEANNFRIFGPDETESNRLGAVFEQTDRTWMQTIEDYDVHLSRDGRVMEVLSEHLCQGWLEGYLLTGRHGLFSCYEAFIHIIDSMFNQHAKWLKVSRGLDWREPISSLNYLLTSHVWRQDHNGFSHQDPGFVDLVANKKADIVRIYLPPDANTLLWVGDHCLKTYDRVNVIVAGKQPESQYLTIDEAVNHCEEGIGVWDWASFENDTIAPDVVMACAGDVPTMETLAAVMLLHAAVPDLKIRTVNVVDLLALQDPKVHPHGLDDARFDSIFTKDRPVIFAYHGYPYLIHRLTYRRANHGNIHVRGFVEEGTTTTPFDLTVLNELDRYHLALEAIARVPDLAEKVPDVMADLHAKLDEHRAFVRERGEDMAEIQNWRWARSS; encoded by the coding sequence ATGTCTGAACATAGCAGCCCACCGCCGACCGAGCGCGAACTCGAACTCATCGACCGCTACTGGCGGGCCGCCAACTATCTGTCCATAGGCCAGATCTACCTCATGGACAATCCGCTTCTGCGTGAGCCGCTTCGGCCGGAACATATCAAGCCCCGCCTTCTCGGACATTGGGGAACGACGCCCGGCCTCAACTTCATCTACGCCCATCTCAACCGGGTCATTAAGGCTCGTGGCGGAGACGTCCTATATATATGCGGGCCTGGCCACGGAGGGCCGGGAATGGTCGCGAACACCTATCTTGAGGGGACATACAGCGAGATCTATCCCGACATCTCGCAAGATGCCGATGGCATGCGCAAGCTATTCAGGCAGTTTTCCTTTCCGGGAGGCATACCCAGCCACGTGGCCCCGGAGACCCCCGGTTCGATCCACGAAGGCGGCGAACTCGGATATGCGCTGGTCCACGCCTTCGGCGCCGCGTTCGACAATCCGGACCTCGTGGTAGCCTGCGTGGTCGGCGACGGCGAAGCGGAGACAGGACCTCTCGCGGCGGCCTGGCATTCGACGAAGTTTCTCAATCCTACTCGCGACGGTGCGGTGCTGCCGATCCTGCATCTCAACGGCTACAAGATCGCCAATCCGACGATTCTGTCGAGGACAAGCGACGAGGATCTCAGCAGCCTGTTCGTTGGATTTGGCTATGAGCCGATCTTCGTCGAGGGCCACGAGCCGGCGGACATGCATCGGCAGATGGCGGCCGCCTTCGACCGGGCCTTCGACATCATCGAATCCTTGCAGGCGTCGGCGAGGAACGGGTCGCCCGCGGCCGGCGTGCCGCGGTGGCCCATGATCGTGCTTCGCAGCCCTAAGGGGTGGACCGGGCCGAAGGAGGTCGACGGCAAGAAGGTGGAGGGTTTCTGGCGCGCCCACCAGGTGCCTGTCGCCAATTGCCGCGGGGATGCCGGCCACCGGAAAATCCTCGAAGACTGGATGCGAAGCTATGATCCCGACGACCTGTTCGAAGCGGACGGGCGGCTCAAGGACGAGTTGGGGGCTCTGGCGCCGACCGGCGAGAAGCGCATGGGAGCGACGCCGTACGCAAACGGTGGACGGATGCGCAGGGAGCTGCAGCTCCCAAACATTCGCGACCACGCGGTCGCGATCGACGTTCGTGGGGCCTCCCAGGTCCAGTCGACGGAGATTTTAGGACGCTATCTGCGGGACGTCATGCGGCTCAATGCCGAGGCTAACAACTTCCGGATCTTTGGGCCGGACGAGACCGAATCGAACCGACTGGGTGCGGTGTTCGAACAGACGGACCGGACGTGGATGCAAACGATTGAAGATTACGACGTCCACCTCTCGAGAGACGGACGGGTCATGGAGGTTCTCAGCGAGCATCTCTGCCAGGGCTGGCTTGAGGGATATCTCCTTACCGGCCGCCACGGGCTTTTCTCATGCTACGAGGCCTTCATCCACATCATCGACTCGATGTTCAACCAGCATGCCAAGTGGCTCAAGGTTTCGCGAGGACTGGATTGGCGGGAGCCGATATCGTCTCTCAACTACCTCCTGACGTCGCATGTCTGGCGACAGGACCACAATGGCTTCTCGCATCAGGACCCCGGCTTCGTCGATCTGGTCGCCAACAAGAAGGCCGACATCGTCCGCATCTATCTACCGCCGGATGCCAATACCCTCCTTTGGGTCGGCGATCACTGCCTGAAGACATACGACCGCGTCAACGTGATCGTTGCCGGCAAGCAGCCGGAGTCCCAGTACCTTACGATCGACGAGGCGGTGAATCATTGTGAAGAGGGCATTGGCGTCTGGGACTGGGCAAGCTTCGAGAACGATACAATCGCGCCGGACGTCGTGATGGCATGTGCGGGCGACGTGCCGACTATGGAGACGCTCGCGGCCGTCATGCTGCTGCACGCGGCGGTACCAGATCTCAAGATCAGGACGGTCAACGTCGTCGACCTACTCGCGCTGCAGGATCCGAAGGTGCATCCTCATGGGCTCGACGATGCACGGTTCGATAGTATCTTTACGAAGGACAGGCCGGTCATCTTCGCCTACCACGGCTATCCCTATCTCATCCACCGGTTGACGTACCGGCGCGCCAATCACGGCAACATCCACGTGCGCGGGTTCGTAGAGGAGGGAACGACGACGACGCCGTTCGACCTGACCGTATTGAACGAGCTGGACAGGTATCATCTCGCTCTCGAGGCGATCGCGCGAGTGCCCGATCTCGCCGAAAAGGTGCCAGATGTGATGGCGGACCTGCATGCAAAGCTCGACGAGCACCGGGCGTTCGTGCGGGAGCGTGGAGAAGACATGGCGGAAATCCAGAACTGGCGCTGGGCACGCTCGTCCTAG
- a CDS encoding VIT1/CCC1 transporter family protein: MSRLHSEHHLVSRIGWLRAAVLGANDGIVSTASLIMGVATASNGPSQILVAGVAGLVAGAMSIAAGEYVSVSSQADTEEADLARERIELETQPEAEYEELTEIYVKRGLTDDLARQVAIQLTANDALDAHSRDELGVVDHMAARPVEAALTSAVTFAVGAALPLLMVVLSPASVLIYTVATASLAFLALLGAIGAKAGGANVWRATTRVTFWGAFAMALTAGIGALVGTVV; encoded by the coding sequence ATGAGCAGACTGCATTCGGAACATCACCTGGTCTCCCGCATCGGCTGGCTACGGGCTGCGGTCCTCGGCGCAAACGATGGAATCGTCTCGACGGCGAGCTTGATCATGGGCGTCGCCACCGCCTCCAACGGACCCTCGCAGATCCTGGTAGCAGGCGTCGCTGGTCTGGTCGCGGGCGCGATGTCCATAGCGGCGGGCGAATACGTGTCGGTAAGCTCCCAAGCGGACACAGAGGAAGCCGATCTCGCGCGAGAACGGATCGAGTTGGAGACGCAGCCCGAAGCTGAGTACGAGGAGCTGACGGAGATCTACGTCAAACGCGGTCTCACCGACGATCTGGCCAGGCAAGTCGCGATCCAACTGACCGCAAATGATGCTCTCGACGCGCATTCGCGAGACGAACTCGGTGTCGTCGACCACATGGCGGCCCGGCCGGTCGAGGCGGCCTTGACGTCGGCCGTCACGTTTGCGGTCGGGGCCGCATTGCCCCTGCTCATGGTCGTACTTTCGCCCGCCTCGGTGCTGATCTATACCGTTGCAACCGCGTCTTTGGCCTTCCTCGCGCTGCTAGGCGCTATCGGTGCGAAAGCGGGCGGCGCCAACGTCTGGAGGGCCACTACCCGCGTCACTTTCTGGGGCGCTTTCGCTATGGCATTGACGGCGGGGATCGGTGCGCTGGTTGGCACCGTAGTCTGA
- a CDS encoding acetate/propionate family kinase translates to MDRVAVTFNAGSASLKIGVFRLKDGLAFRLGSGIATLGDQPRFTFRSSGRDEAVDLPAGVGIDAGLVSQVVGCLVRRGFDPVVAGHRIVHGGQTFNGPVLLEPDVVLRLEDLTHLAPVHLPPALAIVRAVRSAYPDIPQTASFDTAFHSSQSGLAARLAIPRALHDAGVRRYGFHGLSYKYVSAELRKHDPDLAAGRIICAHLGSGASLCGMVDGVSIDTSMGFSPLDGIPMSTRPGSLDPGAVVHLLRNNFHDADSLEDFLYHHCGLLGVSGKSGDVRVLLEDFHPASREALDLFCFRIAGEIGRLAVSLHGVDAIVFTAGVGEHQPEIRTGVAHHLGWLGLSLSEPANKMNATVISARESEIVAFVIPADEEQVIAEEAIEVISHHRL, encoded by the coding sequence ATGGATAGGGTTGCCGTCACGTTCAACGCCGGATCCGCCAGCCTAAAGATCGGCGTCTTCAGGCTAAAAGACGGCCTGGCGTTCCGGCTGGGAAGCGGTATTGCAACGCTCGGGGACCAGCCAAGATTCACCTTTCGATCCTCTGGCAGAGACGAGGCTGTCGATCTTCCGGCAGGGGTAGGGATCGATGCGGGGCTGGTTTCGCAAGTCGTCGGCTGCTTGGTCCGCCGAGGATTCGACCCCGTCGTGGCCGGCCATCGCATCGTCCACGGAGGACAGACCTTCAATGGCCCCGTTCTGCTGGAGCCAGACGTCGTCCTCAGATTGGAAGACCTGACGCATCTCGCGCCGGTGCACCTTCCCCCTGCGCTTGCGATCGTTCGCGCCGTTCGGAGTGCATATCCAGACATACCGCAGACTGCGTCGTTCGATACTGCATTCCATTCGTCGCAGAGCGGTCTTGCCGCGCGGCTCGCCATTCCAAGGGCGCTGCACGATGCCGGCGTCCGGAGATACGGCTTTCATGGTCTTTCCTATAAGTACGTCTCCGCCGAACTCAGGAAACACGATCCCGACCTGGCCGCCGGCCGTATCATCTGCGCGCATCTCGGAAGCGGCGCGAGCCTTTGCGGAATGGTCGACGGCGTGAGCATAGACACAAGCATGGGCTTCTCCCCGCTGGACGGGATTCCGATGTCTACCCGGCCGGGGTCGCTCGATCCCGGCGCTGTCGTCCACCTTCTGCGCAACAATTTCCACGACGCAGACAGTCTCGAAGATTTCCTCTACCACCATTGCGGGCTGCTCGGCGTCTCCGGGAAAAGCGGCGACGTCCGGGTCCTGCTGGAGGACTTCCATCCGGCGTCCAGGGAAGCCCTCGACCTCTTCTGCTTCAGGATCGCCGGCGAGATAGGAAGGCTCGCCGTCTCTCTGCACGGGGTGGACGCCATCGTCTTCACCGCTGGCGTAGGCGAGCATCAGCCGGAGATACGCACTGGGGTCGCCCATCATCTGGGTTGGCTGGGTCTTTCATTGAGCGAGCCCGCGAACAAGATGAACGCTACAGTTATCAGCGCGAGGGAAAGCGAGATCGTCGCCTTCGTCATTCCGGCCGACGAGGAACAGGTGATTGCCGAAGAAGCAATCGAAGTCATCAGCCACCACAGGCTTTAA